CAGATATGttgtttttaaccttttgaGTGGCGGGTAGGCTACATCTTGCAATACTTCCCAGCAAACCTGTTTAAGCTGTTAGTTTTTGCAGAATCTGAACCTTGTACCCCCCTGAGTCATACATTTCcccatctttttcatttttgggaaCGCACAGGCACTTCAGAGGTGTACACAAATGAGAATACTTTACTGGTACTTTTTTCCTGTAAGATTCTGAGAATATCAAGAGTGAAGAGTACAATACCTGCTTGCCTGGCCGTCCGGGTCCTTACAGCATAGACTATGTGCTTGACTCTGTTGCTGCAGGTTGGGTTAGTCCCATGCAGATAAGTGTATTTTTGTACCAGGCCACCTACAAGCAAACCATTGAAAGGAAAATGTCAGAGGACaataaactgaaaactatgCACTGTAgagcagtgacagagagaacGTCACCTCTTTTGAAGAAATACACAGATTCTTGGCGCCTCCTGTCGGTagcaggcacagacagagcagctgtgATCTTCCCAGCCAGTCCGCTGAAGCCTCCAGAGATGGGTTTGGGATAATTCGGATCCATCACATCATTTTCAAATCTCCAGTAATTATTTCCCTGTTGAAAATAGAATGTGCACTGTATGAGGAGATGATTTTACTATTACAACTAATCCTAGCTTCTAAATATTTTCAGAGGTATTATAGAAGTATTATATTATAGAAGTATTAGagataaattatttcaaagatATGTCAGCTGGGGAAGCTGTGTGATTCTTAAAATCCTTGGAGATGTTCCTGTATACCTTGAAGAAGTAGGTCTTTCCCTGGCAGTTGCAACGAGTAAAGACTGTGTCAATGGGTGAAGGAATGCCCCACACATCTGTGATACCACGGGCTGGGCCAGGCACCCTGTTGGCATCCAACACCCAGAAATAGTGTCCTGATGACACAAAAGGTTAAATATAACTCAAAGAAGGGCCACAGATCATATGATGAGCTCAACCAATCACTGTGCTACAATCCTCATTCTCAGTTCAAATCTGAGGCTTACTTTTATGTAAACTTAAGCAGAAAGTTCTTCAGATTAGCCATCACATGCATACAGAGCCTTTCCTCTGCTATTTTCAGTCTCACTTGCTTACAGAACATTTCTCCCCTCTGagattaatgttttaaaaatacgAGGATAGAAGCAGAATCCAGCCTTACTTCActtcttcatttaaaatccaaatggaaaaaaaacaacttgggaaaaaaaagactaaattaCAAAGTTATGTAATGTCAGAGAGGAATTAGGCAGTTGCATCATCATTCCTGAATGCTCATCAAAGCAAATAAGGTAAGTGGAAGGTCATCTGAACAGGACATACCTCGGAACACAACAACTGTTCCGTTCCGAAGCGTGGTTAACCCATTGATGGGCCTGCCACTGCACAGATTCGTGTCATTGTTGTCATCTGAACAAAGAGTAAGAAAAAGCCTCCAATGAGTAAAAACATTCccagataaaaacacaaagtacAACTAGTGTAATTATTGGATGTACTGGTAAATTGAATTACGTGTGGATGTGTGTAAATGACAAAAGTTTTTCCCGAAGCAGGATATTTACCCCTGCTGGggttttttctattttttttttaaaccaaagaaACTGGCTTCAGTGTGTTGCTTCAGAGAGTGTAATTGCTgccaaaatggaaataaatgaaaatgcacaccATGCAAATGAACAGATGCTCCTACCTGCTAAATGGTCACTGGGGCTGTTGGTGGCCAGTGCCTCAGCAATGTCTGTTAGAGTGCTGGGTCTGGGCTTCTTGGAAGGCCATGCTGAGGGGAGACTGGGCTTTAGTGGGGCGCTGGGGGTATTGCCTGAGAGGGTGGCCTGCGTGTCAGAGTCCTGAGCTTCACCAGCAGGTGTGGGTGGCAGCTCAGTGGCTTGCCCAGATGTTGAGCCCCCAGGCTGAGCAGCGCTGGTGATGTCATTGCCTGCAGACGGTGTGTCAGCTCCCGTTGTCGCGCCAGGAGACGCCGGGCCAGACTGAGCCTCTGTCTCGGCCTGCGGAGTGACGGACAGGCTAACCTGAGGGGGGGAGCTGGTGGAGGCATCACCCTCTACCTTTGGTTCATCTGCCTCCATACTCAGGGAGGGAGTGCCAGCCGCTGCAGAAGTCTCATCAAGTGAGGCCGGGGTGGTGCTGTCTGCAGAGACCAGCTCAGGCATATTTGTAGGCAATAACCTGTCTGCAAAACCAGTAGAGGAAGGTATATCTGTGTCCTGACTGACTGATGGTGAACTGTCTGCAGTAGCAGCAGGCTTGTCTGTATCCTGACTGACTGATGGTGCACTCTCTGTAAGGCCAGGGGCAGCAGATGCATCTAAACTCTGGCTAACTGAGGGTGTGCCCTCTCCTGAACCAGTGGGGGCAGGTGTGTCTGCTTCAGAGGTGGTGGCTGTGGTCTGGGGTTCTGGGGCTTCAGCGATCTGAGTGGTGGTTTCAGAACCCACAGGGGAGATTTCTTCATCCTCTCTGGTTGAAGATGTGTTGGGGTTCATCGTCTCAGCAAGATCTTGCATAGACTCAGCGGTAGGCTGAGGGGTCAAGAATCCATTAGGTGCTGTTACTGGCATCACGGAAGATGATAGACTGCTGTTAGAATCTGTCTGGCCTCCAGAAGTTGATgaagtagcagtagcagtattGTCTGTCAAAAACGGAGAAAATGGTCTCAATTATTCGAATCAGCTAGTTCATTAATGCATACCTCAACCTGGATGATGAATCTTCATGACAGATGCGCTTTATGAGCTGATTATGGTCTTGTGAGTCATTATGGATGAAAGAGTTGGCCAGTTAAATACATCTTGTTAAGTGTGAAATACCTCTGTAACAAGACAGATATCGGTCACCTGTTATCTCAATGGGAGGCTCACTGGCTGGTATTGCTGGTGTTGCAACGGAGATATCGTTGCTTTCATCCACAGTAGGAGTTCCAGTGGGGTTGGATGGCAGCAACTGCTCTTCAGGGACCGGTGTGTGGATCTCCTCTGCAAATGCGTCTGGCTCTCCCTGTGACGTAGGTGTTTCTAGGCTGGGCAGTGTGGGGTCTGGAGTTGTCTCAGCATCACCAGGTGTGGGCATGTCCTCGGTTGTGTTGATCAGTAAGGGTTCTTGTCCACTCATGCTCTCCGGGCTCAGAGTTGACACCGGATCAGCAGTTTCAATCGTTGGAGCTGGAACCTGATGCAGCGTCTGATCTATGCCCTCTGTGAGAAATAATCCAGTCACAATGGGATGGGGCGTTCACTTTAACACTGATGCTGAGAAAGTGACAAACATGACAAGATGGTAATTACTTCTGACATGACTCATAGGGACTGCCCCTGCAAGTTCATGTACTCACCATCTCTCTGTATTTCCAGTGTCTGCTGTATGGGTTCAGCAGGGGTGGACAGGGGAATGAGAAGACTCTCTGATAGATCTAAAATGgtatgcatttattaaaaagaatgaatttacacatttatgtCTCTTCAGAATTAATACTCGCAGTATTTCTTGGCAGTTTCAGATACCTCCCAGTTTCTCAGTTGGTCTTTCCTGCCTCACTTTGAAAGGGTTATATCAATTTACTTGTCTCAATCAATAGCATTAGTAGGGAGTCAAACAACATTCCTTCTTCGAGTTGGTTTGACTCCTGCCTGTGTCACTGACAGGAATTTGGTGCTTGATCCCAGCAGGGTGGGAACAGCCATAGCACACCAAGCTCCTGAAAACTCCCCGGAGTAACCCCTCCTGTTCTCTCACTGCTTACGCAATGACTCATTCCCCATTCCTCAGTCCGATTGATACTGAGCCCAGACTCCCTTTCAGTGCAGCCCccaaattacattatttcccTGTATTTCCCTTGGCCCACAGGCTAAAGACGTGGGATGCCTGTGAGAGGAGTTGGCCTTGCGTTCTGACGCTGAAACTCAGTCGATATCCATGAACTGACAGCCAGGCTGAACACTTGGGAAACACCATCCCCAGCACACGTCTGGCTTGttattacatcatttaaaataatatttcattttaatgaaaaaagacaatgcaaCTATTTCCCGTAGGACTGCatgcacatttttgcattttcaagaaatattcaaatacagtattttgctTTTTGACCACTGGGCACTGTTTGAGTGAATGCAGTTCCCCTCCATTTGGGTTTACCTTGGTTAATGTCCTCATTCTTAGTGCTGACAGGGCTCTGAGTCACATCTGACGGCTCCTTGATGGGTTTGCTCTTTAGTGAATctaaaaacaattcattttaaatagttCTAAGCAAACAAGCATTTATTGACAGTGACTGCTCTCAGAAAGAGGTTTAATTCAGAATCATCTTAAAAAGACGTATGCAAAATAGATTACTCCTTAATGTagtaaatgttcattttgttgccATGCTTTTACTAAAGTTAGACCTGatggcttgtttttctttgaattttgcCATATGGTGCTTTTCAGCGTTGTTGCTGGGACTGCTGTGCTTGCAGGTCTTGTGGTAGTTTCTGTAATAATGATTCAAAATTAATAGGCACAGAAACGACATACAATGTTGTtgtcaaaacaacaaatgttcAGTCTGGGAAATACATACAATTTCCTGACCATTAATGACAGCAGGATcaatatgtgtgcatatgatgCATAGTGATGTGTTGTTgctcatgaaaatgtaatgcaactGTCTGGCTTATTTGTACAGCATATGGAAGGACAACAGAAAGTGAAAATCATGCAAATTATTGTGATTAGTTTGGAGCCACAGAATTCAGTCTATATGCTGAATATGGAAACAACCTTACCTCTACCACAATGATTTTCATAATCAGGACAGCACTGGTTATACTGAACGCAGTCAGAATCACAGCTGCAAGGCCTACCCCTCCTGAAGGATTCACCACAGCGTCCTTTACATGAATCACCTGGAAAGCCAATAGTAGGAATTTCTAGTAATAGTAATTTTCCACCTATACATCTATAAAGCCTTGGCGCATGACACTATGATTTATATTGTATGTGGTTCTACTGCAATCCCCTGTGCAGCATCACTTATAATGTTTGATTCAGAGGATATACCTATGTCCATTTCCAAACCTCATTTAAAGCtcaactgtaaatgtaaaataactaAAAACTGATTCAGTTCTCCCCGTCCAAAACTGCTAGGTTATGGAGGAGCTTGTTTTGCCACTATTAATGATGTTAAATCTGCTGATGTGGGCCCCTCCTTATTGAGAAGCAGAACCAAGACGATTTTGTACGGACTACAGGTACTCAGTATTACCTCTAATTCCCAGCAACATTGATGAGTTTACAAAGTGAAAGAAAAGTTGATGCACTCAGTTAAGGAAATAAAAATTCAttcttaggtttttttttttgcactgtgtaCAGACAGCACCAATTCTGCTCTCAAGTTTATGCAGTGAATGTGCCATACTCACGATCAAAGGTGACAGAACTCAGCTAACTCATACTACTCTCTCATCACTACACTATTATACAGATAGGCTGTGAGAATGATGTGTACTTCTTTTTGGATACATCAAACACAAGAACAGAATAAATTGAGGAGATAATCAAGGCCTTACTTGTAGTGCACATGGATTCATAGTCCTTGCAGCATTCGTTGTGAATGAGGCAATTGTAGTCACAATGGCAGATATGACCCCTGTAGTATGATTCTCCACATCGCTCACTGCAGCTTGCTAGTGAGAAGACGACATATTC
The nucleotide sequence above comes from Megalops cyprinoides isolate fMegCyp1 chromosome 2, fMegCyp1.pri, whole genome shotgun sequence. Encoded proteins:
- the prg4b gene encoding proteoglycan 4b produces the protein MAASSILGILLAMACVLLPLCEAQASCSERCGESYYRGHICHCDYNCLIHNECCKDYESMCTTSDSCKGRCGESFRRGRPCSCDSDCVQYNQCCPDYENHCGRDSLKSKPIKEPSDVTQSPVSTKNEDINQDLSESLLIPLSTPAEPIQQTLEIQRDEGIDQTLHQVPAPTIETADPVSTLSPESMSGQEPLLINTTEDMPTPGDAETTPDPTLPSLETPTSQGEPDAFAEEIHTPVPEEQLLPSNPTGTPTVDESNDISVATPAIPASEPPIEITDNTATATSSTSGGQTDSNSSLSSSVMPVTAPNGFLTPQPTAESMQDLAETMNPNTSSTREDEEISPVGSETTTQIAEAPEPQTTATTSEADTPAPTGSGEGTPSVSQSLDASAAPGLTESAPSVSQDTDKPAATADSSPSVSQDTDIPSSTGFADRLLPTNMPELVSADSTTPASLDETSAAAGTPSLSMEADEPKVEGDASTSSPPQVSLSVTPQAETEAQSGPASPGATTGADTPSAGNDITSAAQPGGSTSGQATELPPTPAGEAQDSDTQATLSGNTPSAPLKPSLPSAWPSKKPRPSTLTDIAEALATNSPSDHLADDNNDTNLCSGRPINGLTTLRNGTVVVFRGHYFWVLDANRVPGPARGITDVWGIPSPIDTVFTRCNCQGKTYFFKGNNYWRFENDVMDPNYPKPISGGFSGLAGKITAALSVPATDRRRQESVYFFKRGGLVQKYTYLHGTNPTCSNRVKHIVYAVRTRTARQAAPSQMSLSKEINIRLTWRGFPSVVTSAVSIPSPRKPDGYDYYIFSKTKYYNIKMDDEQPALVTPLSQTSQQNSAKNWFKCP